The bacterium DNA segment TGCATCCAGATAAAGCAGATTTGCAACTGGGTTATAGCCTGGCATACGCAATAGTAAAACCAGGTGAGACCTCGCGACTGCATAAATTGAAGACATCAGAGGTGTATTATATTTTAGAAGGGGAGGGCGTGATGTCCATTGATGATGAATCCGCAAAAATCCACCCGGGTCAGGCTATTTACATACCCCCAAATGCCAAACAGTTCATTCATAATTCAGGAAATTCTGACTTGAAATTTCTGTGTATTGTTGATCCAGCCTGGCGAGTTGAAGATGAAGAAGTGTTATCGTAAAAATCTGTGAAATCCTATGAATTATTTTAATTGCCACAGGTCGAAAATATTTAAAATTTGATTGACAGAAATCAGAAACTGTGATAGAATAAAATTGTAAAGTTAATGAAATAGGAGGAATGATAAAGATGATTAAGAAAATGATAGGTGGAGTAATATGTT contains these protein-coding regions:
- a CDS encoding cupin domain-containing protein, producing the protein MFIKDLQNCKEFIAGDNTILRELLHPDKADLQLGYSLAYAIVKPGETSRLHKLKTSEVYYILEGEGVMSIDDESAKIHPGQAIYIPPNAKQFIHNSGNSDLKFLCIVDPAWRVEDEEVLS